One Pullulanibacillus sp. KACC 23026 DNA segment encodes these proteins:
- a CDS encoding transcriptional regulator → MSRFDEAFQNWLEASIQEEKNLRRRERLKSGLGHGSMTFLKHIWYPVVGNFDHLYAEWEVKDFHNGYRYLDFAYMPGNVRGGIEIQGYGPHAKDLDKRRFKDLCMRHSLLALDGWIFIPIAYPSIIDEPKFCEQLVLSFIGKFLSTDIPIELSWLEAEIVRFARRLLRPITPKEVADHLGITPHYARRLLNKLTTPEYRLLKIASGNLRIRTYRLNLEKQNDLPYNRPHTKSVTSMDITS, encoded by the coding sequence ATGTCACGTTTTGATGAAGCATTTCAAAATTGGTTGGAGGCATCTATCCAAGAGGAAAAAAACCTTAGGAGGCGTGAACGATTAAAAAGCGGGCTGGGGCACGGTTCTATGACATTCCTAAAACATATCTGGTATCCTGTTGTGGGTAATTTTGATCATCTTTATGCCGAATGGGAGGTTAAAGATTTCCATAATGGTTACCGTTATTTAGATTTCGCTTATATGCCAGGCAATGTAAGAGGCGGCATTGAGATACAAGGGTATGGTCCACATGCTAAGGATCTTGATAAAAGAAGATTCAAGGACCTATGTATGCGTCATTCATTATTAGCCCTTGATGGTTGGATCTTTATCCCCATAGCCTACCCGTCAATTATTGATGAACCTAAGTTTTGCGAGCAGCTTGTCCTTTCCTTCATCGGTAAATTCCTCTCAACCGATATCCCTATTGAACTATCATGGCTTGAAGCAGAGATTGTCCGATTTGCTCGCCGCCTTCTCCGTCCCATTACCCCAAAAGAAGTAGCCGACCATCTAGGTATAACCCCCCATTATGCCAGACGCTTACTGAACAAACTAACCACACCAGAATACCGACTATTAAAAATCGCAAGTGGCAATCTCAGAATCAGAACATACCGATTAAACCTAGAAAAGCAGAATGACTTGCCTTATAATAGACCTCACACAAAAAGTGTAACCTCCATGGACATAACTTCTTAA
- a CDS encoding SDR family NAD(P)-dependent oxidoreductase produces MKLSGHTVLITGGATGIGRAFAERFLKAGSKVIVCGRRETRLQEFKEQFPEAATYSCDLTEASERGALFEWVMKNHPDLDVLVNNAGIQQRFNILKADAMNEWDYFNMEIRSNIEAPFHLAMLFAPHLAEKKEAAIINVTSGLAFTPMAIAPIYSATKAALHSFTMSLRLQLSQTAVEVIEVAPPAVNTDLGGVGLHTFGANVDEFADSIFAGLEEGKLEFGFGTSARALRLSRDEIDETCKAMYERMKSSIE; encoded by the coding sequence ATGAAGTTATCTGGTCATACGGTTCTTATAACAGGTGGTGCGACAGGAATTGGGCGCGCTTTTGCGGAACGTTTTTTGAAAGCAGGCAGTAAAGTTATTGTTTGCGGAAGACGGGAGACAAGGCTTCAAGAGTTCAAAGAGCAGTTTCCAGAAGCGGCTACTTATTCTTGCGATTTGACCGAGGCTTCTGAAAGAGGGGCTCTTTTTGAATGGGTAATGAAGAACCATCCTGATTTGGACGTTTTGGTGAATAATGCTGGCATTCAGCAGCGGTTCAATATCTTAAAGGCCGATGCGATGAACGAATGGGACTATTTTAATATGGAAATTCGCTCAAATATTGAAGCGCCTTTTCATTTAGCTATGCTCTTTGCTCCGCATTTAGCTGAAAAGAAAGAGGCAGCGATCATTAATGTAACCTCAGGACTTGCTTTTACGCCAATGGCCATAGCTCCGATTTATTCGGCGACAAAGGCAGCCCTTCATTCTTTTACGATGAGTTTGCGGCTCCAATTGTCGCAAACGGCTGTTGAGGTGATTGAAGTTGCTCCGCCAGCTGTCAATACAGACTTAGGCGGCGTTGGTCTGCACACCTTTGGGGCAAATGTCGATGAGTTTGCGGATTCAATTTTTGCGGGGTTGGAAGAAGGGAAATTAGAGTTTGGCTTCGGGACATCAGCAAGAGCGTTGCGACTTTCAAGAGATGAGATTGATGAAACGTGTAAAGCCATGTATGAACGAATGAAATCCTCTATTGAATAA
- a CDS encoding YqhV family protein, protein MFHEFDKAIVGMSLLRVLSGTIEITVAIFIFRLNDISKALVLNSSLALVGPCILILTTAIGVLGLAEKISFMRIFIIFAGILLILIGSRMK, encoded by the coding sequence GTGTTTCATGAATTTGATAAAGCAATTGTCGGCATGTCACTGCTTCGTGTATTATCCGGAACAATTGAAATCACGGTTGCCATTTTCATATTTCGGCTCAATGATATCAGTAAGGCCTTAGTTCTTAATAGCTCTTTGGCCTTAGTCGGCCCATGTATCCTTATCCTCACGACTGCCATTGGGGTATTAGGCCTAGCGGAAAAAATTTCTTTTATGAGGATTTTTATTATATTTGCTGGTATTTTATTGATCTTAATCGGCTCCAGAATGAAATAA